In one window of Kosmotoga pacifica DNA:
- a CDS encoding ABC transporter permease has protein sequence MSTQSIVREMRASWAFIVRNFNLIKRYWKWEVVFFAYTIANSITMGFIGKGVEAFSGAVLDTNYLILYMLLGSILWGYLSILFEIVAETVAWERWEETIEYTFMAPIKRATHLLSVCGFAILYGILRAGLILLVVSIFFDLDLSKANFASATAILAIASFSFIGLGMVAAILPLISPEKGVQVVHIFQALLLMFSGVYYEITVLPLWMQKVARLSPATYALKGMRSAILDGKGFNELWSEVWPLLILGFFLLPIGIYFFQIMEHWAKKKGVLKRSG, from the coding sequence ATGAGTACTCAAAGCATAGTGCGGGAAATGCGGGCTTCCTGGGCCTTTATTGTACGGAACTTCAATCTTATAAAACGTTATTGGAAATGGGAAGTTGTTTTCTTCGCATACACTATAGCCAACTCCATAACGATGGGGTTCATTGGCAAAGGTGTGGAGGCTTTTTCAGGAGCTGTACTGGATACGAATTATCTGATTCTCTATATGCTTCTCGGGTCGATTCTCTGGGGTTATCTCTCGATACTATTTGAGATAGTAGCCGAGACGGTCGCCTGGGAGCGCTGGGAAGAAACAATAGAATATACATTCATGGCTCCTATCAAAAGGGCAACGCACCTCTTGAGCGTATGTGGGTTCGCTATTCTCTATGGAATATTGCGAGCGGGTTTGATCCTTCTGGTGGTCTCGATCTTTTTCGACCTGGATCTTTCAAAAGCCAACTTCGCCTCTGCAACCGCAATATTGGCGATAGCGAGTTTCTCCTTTATAGGTCTGGGAATGGTAGCAGCTATTCTGCCATTGATTTCACCAGAGAAGGGCGTTCAGGTTGTCCATATCTTTCAAGCGCTGTTGCTGATGTTCTCCGGTGTTTATTATGAGATAACCGTGTTACCCTTGTGGATGCAGAAAGTAGCAAGGCTGTCACCGGCGACTTACGCTCTCAAAGGCATGCGCTCCGCTATACTTGATGGGAAAGGCTTCAATGAATTGTGGTCAGAGGTCTGGCCATTATTGATTCTTGGTTTTTTCCTTCTCCCGATTGGAATATATTTCTTCCAGATCATGGAGCACTGGGCGAAAAAGAAGGGAGTTCTCAAAAGGAGCGGTTGA
- a CDS encoding fibronectin type III domain-containing protein, giving the protein MDLAWTGEVLEKEVEILVNAENCAPSAVKGVVVSGALEATDLENVPVIEMAANRAMINPESTELPAFTFRFEDAEGNPIDPTNIATDVTVIVEINDDNDWEYFDALYIGLGYVPWAGGRDAATFGATSLEYTYSLEGKSGEILLHIVAYNHNRARMDQIVTLNFQPPETPVIAERFAPTGVWIYSLTKDSPIEFYGLKETAGSKLASKELHLDELNGAPVEGNIFVQIAWDAPATSTDIVGYNIYRSDDGGLTYKKVAFRTGDYGFDHGIGIEPGKEYFYKVRSVYSDGSESGDSNVVRMVPLDIFKVKLVSPANRATNVSRRPIFRWIPTDKEDPTKAPVLGGGLIDENDIYYGYYLWIYDTTQSDGQHIVPDDEFYTFGPSEVSVQFLDPSYDWYYFVMGDWYYYFFDGLEAYKTYEWGLDYAYAIYYGDDEDGDGFEDWISLAVTIDWGYGIDRWVNEPDYYNRFTTGEGY; this is encoded by the coding sequence GTGGACCTTGCTTGGACGGGAGAAGTGTTGGAGAAGGAAGTTGAAATTCTCGTCAACGCCGAAAATTGTGCACCGAGCGCTGTCAAAGGCGTTGTGGTGAGTGGTGCGCTGGAGGCCACAGACCTTGAGAACGTACCCGTAATTGAAATGGCTGCAAACCGGGCGATGATTAATCCAGAGTCGACTGAACTTCCCGCGTTTACCTTCCGCTTTGAAGACGCAGAGGGTAATCCCATCGATCCAACTAACATAGCCACCGATGTGACAGTCATCGTAGAAATCAACGATGATAACGACTGGGAATACTTTGACGCACTCTACATCGGTCTCGGCTATGTTCCCTGGGCTGGAGGTCGAGACGCAGCCACTTTCGGTGCTACTTCGCTTGAGTACACGTACAGCCTTGAAGGAAAATCAGGTGAGATTCTACTACATATTGTGGCATACAACCATAACAGAGCGAGGATGGACCAGATCGTGACACTGAACTTCCAGCCTCCAGAAACGCCTGTTATCGCGGAGAGATTCGCACCAACGGGAGTCTGGATATATTCTCTCACCAAGGACAGCCCCATCGAGTTCTATGGCTTAAAGGAGACAGCAGGTTCTAAATTGGCAAGTAAAGAACTCCACCTCGACGAACTAAATGGAGCGCCGGTTGAGGGAAACATCTTTGTCCAGATTGCCTGGGACGCTCCCGCCACTTCTACAGATATTGTGGGTTACAACATCTATCGGTCGGATGACGGTGGCTTAACGTACAAAAAGGTGGCTTTCAGAACCGGGGATTACGGATTCGACCACGGCATTGGCATTGAACCAGGAAAAGAATATTTTTATAAAGTTAGATCTGTATACAGCGACGGCAGTGAATCCGGTGATAGTAACGTGGTTCGAATGGTACCTCTGGATATCTTCAAAGTAAAGCTTGTATCCCCAGCCAACAGAGCCACAAATGTGTCAAGAAGGCCCATCTTCCGCTGGATACCTACTGACAAGGAGGACCCCACTAAAGCTCCGGTGCTTGGTGGTGGGCTGATCGATGAAAATGATATATATTACGGTTATTATCTCTGGATCTACGACACGACCCAAAGTGACGGCCAACACATAGTTCCTGACGACGAATTCTACACCTTCGGACCCTCGGAGGTCAGCGTGCAGTTCCTCGATCCCTCGTACGATTGGTATTACTTTGTCATGGGAGACTGGTACTACTACTTCTTCGACGGACTCGAAGCCTATAAGACCTATGAATGGGGACTGGACTATGCTTACGCGATTTACTATGGAGACGACGAAGATGGTGACGGGTTCGAGGATTGGATATCATTGGCTGTGACCATAGATTGGGGTTATGGGATAGACCGGTGGGTGAACGAGCCTGACTACTACAACCGCTTCACCACTGGCGAAGGTTACTAA
- a CDS encoding CehA/McbA family metallohydrolase — protein MKKLLFVTLILLFVSMSYAQFVGLNLFFGNLHSHTSYSDGQKTPEFAYNFAKNVPKMDFLAVTDHAHYFEQTLSDGRDKFEAMKEAAHVNSSDNFLAIAGFEWTATGWGHINVYEAPDWTDRNESPDLDSFYSWIESRKVLAQFNHPMSMFGIFDDFKYYPKADEYINLVEIGNGNWSLGDTISPEMFNAVRLAFANGWHLGTTVGQDNHKANWGAANDSRTAVYSPSLKLDDILDSLMKRRTYGTEDSNVVVEFSGNGEPLGSIIYDASSLKLVLKIKETDDDPIAKVVIYSKYGIYKSFDVNATVFEYSEEIPIESSYEYFFAYILEADGQEIVTTPVWVQSSLKCYLYNPSVHPGNVKPGEKVVTKFVVANLNDTSKEFVVYLKNPEGKVLANKKFSLGALSAETAVLEFTPESEKDSTIIFCIDNEVNYKLELTVRSSASLNILLDKTHDNYSMNAREILKASINTAGHKIVEAERMLKPNDLSNKDVFILPLPGTKGFFEKLKILMPLHLNMIKNYVENGGTLIILGNGAPISQAIIDSYNNLLKALDQPIIFGNVIADDVEEISGITFDGYRELVGAGTHFEGNYGNGKVLVFAGDPFTDRVISANVELLNELFGVNEIVEPESENKIPVVLIDTAHGNDYSRDKLNDFSAAIDSWGYLSKFLYEPLSDEILKSVKLLVLMDGAGYTKDEYEAVTTFLKNGGRLLLTGKSDFRDGSHPQVMNRFLELIGSSIRLNDDQIVDPTDNYGASYKVEIKTFPKSELKFIPEKKVDVYSGCSLLVNEGSGVEIFATGDEDTKSVDADGRGDAFPVEKVIFAAGEKIGKSRIAVLGKAIFSDYDFKYPGNDNYKFTKMIIDWLMK, from the coding sequence ATGAAAAAGCTGTTATTTGTAACACTCATACTGCTCTTTGTTTCAATGAGTTATGCTCAGTTTGTAGGTCTGAATCTTTTCTTTGGGAATCTTCATTCTCACACCTCTTATTCCGATGGTCAAAAGACACCTGAGTTTGCGTATAACTTTGCAAAAAATGTTCCCAAAATGGATTTCTTGGCTGTAACGGACCACGCCCACTATTTTGAGCAAACTCTGTCAGATGGTAGAGACAAGTTCGAAGCGATGAAAGAAGCCGCACATGTGAATAGCAGCGATAATTTTCTCGCTATTGCTGGGTTCGAATGGACGGCTACCGGCTGGGGACATATCAATGTATATGAAGCTCCTGATTGGACGGACAGGAATGAGTCACCGGATCTCGATAGCTTTTACAGCTGGATAGAGAGTAGAAAGGTTCTTGCTCAGTTCAACCACCCTATGTCTATGTTTGGAATTTTTGATGATTTCAAATACTATCCAAAAGCTGATGAATATATCAATCTCGTAGAAATTGGAAATGGGAACTGGTCTTTGGGTGATACCATCTCCCCGGAAATGTTCAATGCTGTCAGACTCGCATTCGCAAATGGTTGGCACCTCGGTACAACTGTGGGCCAGGACAATCATAAAGCTAACTGGGGTGCGGCAAATGATTCGAGGACGGCCGTGTATTCTCCTTCGTTAAAACTTGACGACATTCTTGATAGTTTAATGAAAAGACGTACTTATGGAACCGAGGATAGCAATGTGGTAGTGGAATTCTCGGGCAACGGCGAGCCTCTCGGGTCTATCATCTACGATGCGAGTTCACTGAAGCTCGTTCTGAAAATAAAAGAAACTGATGATGACCCGATAGCTAAAGTTGTTATCTATTCAAAATATGGAATCTACAAATCTTTTGATGTCAACGCAACCGTTTTTGAATACAGCGAGGAGATACCCATAGAGAGTTCTTATGAATATTTCTTTGCATATATTCTCGAAGCCGACGGTCAGGAGATCGTAACAACACCCGTGTGGGTGCAGAGCTCTTTAAAGTGCTATCTCTATAACCCCTCAGTACATCCCGGTAACGTGAAACCCGGTGAGAAAGTCGTCACAAAGTTCGTCGTTGCAAATTTGAATGATACCTCGAAGGAGTTCGTGGTATATCTAAAAAACCCGGAAGGGAAAGTATTGGCAAACAAGAAATTTTCATTGGGTGCTCTTTCGGCGGAAACAGCGGTTCTTGAATTTACACCCGAGTCTGAGAAAGATAGCACCATTATTTTTTGCATAGACAATGAAGTGAATTATAAACTTGAACTGACTGTGAGGTCATCCGCTTCGTTGAATATACTTCTCGATAAAACGCACGACAATTATTCCATGAACGCCAGGGAAATATTGAAGGCTTCCATCAACACAGCGGGACATAAGATCGTAGAAGCTGAAAGAATGTTGAAGCCCAATGACCTCTCTAATAAAGACGTTTTTATTCTGCCGTTGCCGGGCACAAAAGGCTTCTTTGAAAAATTGAAGATTCTAATGCCTCTACATTTAAATATGATTAAAAACTATGTCGAAAATGGTGGAACCCTCATCATTTTAGGAAATGGAGCACCCATTTCCCAAGCTATAATCGATTCATACAACAACCTTTTGAAGGCTCTAGACCAACCTATCATCTTCGGAAACGTGATCGCAGATGACGTGGAGGAAATATCTGGTATAACCTTCGATGGCTACAGGGAACTGGTGGGCGCTGGTACACATTTCGAAGGAAATTACGGAAATGGCAAGGTTCTTGTATTCGCAGGAGATCCCTTTACTGATAGGGTTATCTCAGCGAACGTCGAGCTTTTGAACGAGCTCTTTGGTGTAAATGAAATAGTCGAACCCGAATCCGAAAACAAAATACCGGTGGTACTCATAGATACAGCCCACGGAAACGATTATTCGCGGGATAAGCTGAATGATTTTTCTGCAGCTATAGACAGTTGGGGATATTTGAGTAAGTTCCTCTATGAACCCCTATCAGATGAGATACTCAAAAGTGTAAAACTCCTTGTTCTTATGGATGGTGCAGGCTACACGAAGGACGAGTACGAAGCGGTAACCACCTTCCTGAAAAACGGTGGAAGACTCCTCTTAACAGGAAAATCGGATTTCAGGGATGGTAGCCATCCTCAAGTTATGAACCGGTTTCTAGAGTTGATCGGTTCCAGTATTAGGTTGAATGACGATCAAATCGTTGACCCAACGGACAATTACGGTGCTTCTTACAAGGTGGAAATAAAGACATTTCCAAAAAGTGAGCTGAAATTCATTCCTGAAAAGAAAGTTGATGTTTATAGCGGTTGTTCGTTGCTGGTCAATGAAGGATCTGGAGTAGAGATATTTGCCACCGGTGATGAAGACACGAAGAGTGTTGATGCAGATGGCAGAGGAGATGCTTTCCCAGTCGAAAAGGTAATCTTTGCTGCTGGTGAGAAGATAGGAAAGTCGAGAATCGCGGTACTCGGCAAGGCGATTTTCAGTGATTACGATTTCAAATATCCCGGTAACGATAATTACAAATTCACAAAAATGATAATCGACTGGTTGATGAAATGA
- the abc-f gene encoding ribosomal protection-like ABC-F family protein, whose translation MLVTLSGVTHDYGEGLLFNNISTSINRQDKIILIGQNGSGKSTLLKIIAGLLEPTYGEVHRASSIRIGYQVQERITDRHLSLMDFYMNEKEKIEPDTEEYYSFDRRVRSILTGLEFSSEDWERELGSFSGGEITRIALGRLLLLDYDLLLLDEPTNHLDLKSVDWLIAFLNSYRGAVLLVSHDRHLIRSVGNRFWEINSRKLWDFPGSFDNYVSERELFVKSALKKREKLENEIDRLQIVARRYRLWGGEKFIRQAVSKEKQIERLKEELETISIPEEGDSPKIRLPEPSRTGYVVLEVKNLHFSYDKRVVFNGAEIVLHRGEKLGIVGPNGSGKSTLLKILAGQLSPSSGEVKWGYNVSWGYLSQMSDELSFEKEVIQECWELVPDWPDFEIRKYLGRFGFEGESVFKKVGLLSGGEKTRLALAKMILKKPNVLIMDEPTNNLDIWSIQSLEKVLMEYKGAIILVSHDREFLKNICEKYVVIKSNKLEHLDRLEIYLENFDEFKDTFLRQKDNASKQKNFKEKRRLSNQRKKLSEMLETLNIREKELERSLEKLYQEIALHSADYQKLQKLQEEISLIEEKFLNLLEERELLQKELSLLDERLLGYR comes from the coding sequence ATGCTCGTTACTTTGAGCGGAGTGACTCACGATTACGGTGAGGGGTTACTCTTCAATAATATTTCTACATCAATAAACAGACAGGACAAAATTATATTGATCGGTCAGAATGGAAGTGGCAAATCGACCCTTCTGAAAATAATTGCAGGTTTGCTTGAACCAACTTATGGAGAGGTACATAGAGCTTCAAGTATCAGAATAGGTTATCAGGTTCAGGAACGAATTACAGACAGACATTTGTCTCTTATGGATTTTTATATGAATGAAAAAGAGAAAATAGAGCCAGATACAGAGGAATATTACAGTTTTGATAGACGTGTCAGGAGCATATTAACAGGGCTTGAGTTTTCCTCAGAAGACTGGGAGAGGGAACTCGGCAGTTTCAGTGGTGGGGAAATTACGAGAATCGCGCTGGGAAGATTGCTCCTTTTGGATTATGATCTTTTACTACTTGATGAACCCACAAATCACTTGGACCTGAAGTCCGTCGACTGGCTCATTGCATTCCTGAACTCATACCGCGGAGCGGTGCTTCTCGTATCACATGATAGACACCTCATAAGAAGTGTGGGAAACAGGTTCTGGGAAATAAATAGCCGAAAGCTCTGGGACTTTCCCGGAAGTTTCGATAATTATGTTTCTGAAAGGGAACTGTTCGTAAAGAGTGCTCTAAAAAAGCGAGAAAAGCTCGAAAATGAGATAGACAGGCTTCAGATTGTGGCCCGAAGGTACAGACTCTGGGGAGGCGAAAAATTCATTCGTCAGGCTGTTAGTAAAGAGAAGCAGATAGAACGACTCAAGGAAGAGTTGGAGACAATTTCGATCCCTGAAGAGGGAGATTCTCCGAAGATAAGGCTTCCTGAACCTTCCAGAACAGGTTATGTGGTGTTGGAAGTGAAGAACCTCCATTTCAGCTATGATAAAAGAGTTGTTTTCAACGGGGCGGAGATTGTACTGCACCGTGGCGAGAAACTCGGTATAGTTGGACCAAACGGTAGCGGTAAATCGACACTATTGAAGATACTCGCTGGACAGCTTTCACCGTCTTCAGGTGAAGTGAAATGGGGATATAATGTCAGTTGGGGATATCTTTCCCAGATGTCAGACGAGCTCTCATTTGAAAAGGAAGTCATACAGGAATGCTGGGAGCTTGTGCCTGACTGGCCAGACTTTGAAATCAGAAAGTACCTCGGGCGGTTCGGTTTCGAAGGCGAGAGTGTTTTTAAGAAAGTGGGATTACTGAGCGGAGGTGAAAAGACGCGTCTTGCCCTCGCAAAGATGATTCTCAAGAAACCAAATGTGTTAATTATGGATGAGCCCACGAACAACCTTGACATCTGGTCAATTCAGAGCCTAGAAAAGGTGCTTATGGAATACAAAGGCGCGATTATTCTCGTTTCCCACGACAGGGAGTTTCTAAAGAATATCTGTGAAAAATATGTAGTCATCAAGTCCAACAAGTTGGAACATCTTGATAGATTGGAAATATATCTGGAGAATTTTGATGAGTTCAAAGATACATTTCTCAGACAAAAAGACAATGCGAGTAAGCAAAAAAATTTCAAGGAAAAACGAAGGCTCAGTAACCAGCGGAAAAAACTTTCAGAAATGCTTGAAACTTTGAATATTCGGGAAAAAGAACTTGAAAGATCACTGGAGAAACTGTATCAAGAAATTGCATTGCATTCAGCTGATTATCAGAAACTTCAAAAATTACAAGAAGAGATCAGTCTCATAGAAGAAAAATTCCTCAATTTACTTGAGGAGAGAGAATTGCTTCAGAAGGAACTTTCACTGCTCGATGAAAGGCTTCTGGGCTACAGGTGA
- a CDS encoding lysylphosphatidylglycerol synthase transmembrane domain-containing protein, whose amino-acid sequence MEENRKQTFSYKKAFYALIISLIVIFAILAFLGENVDLSLVLKLSPSWIIGTISIYMLAQSINALRTKLLLKSYGINLPYKEAFANILLMQFFNNLTPFAAGGQPYQVYDLSKRGVETTTAAAVVVSRYVVNNVAILILALIFLPKYWNAFLKIPGIGIFASLGALMTIALLIFLVTLSYSKKMLIRSLDIFLKPTFIRKLLGKSLDCEPDEVREYLIKKFEEFNYYMKLIWKKGPHNMFIDIALSILFSVVFKFIMYFVLMGLLGVSQVTSSVSFLEVWGVQELLFLVAFYVPTPGASGALELGLFYMLGGVLPKGVIGIAVALWRLLTYHFMIVLGTVIFLARQKRIANKKNRGN is encoded by the coding sequence ATGGAAGAGAACCGAAAGCAAACCTTTTCATATAAAAAGGCGTTCTACGCTTTGATAATTAGCCTTATCGTTATCTTCGCTATCCTTGCCTTTCTGGGTGAAAACGTCGACTTGTCGTTAGTCCTGAAACTATCTCCTTCATGGATTATTGGGACTATTTCCATCTATATGCTCGCACAATCAATCAACGCATTGAGGACAAAGCTCCTGCTGAAATCATATGGGATCAACTTGCCATACAAAGAAGCTTTCGCAAATATATTACTGATGCAGTTTTTCAACAATCTTACTCCTTTCGCCGCCGGTGGTCAGCCTTACCAGGTATACGATCTCTCAAAGAGGGGCGTCGAGACAACGACAGCCGCAGCTGTCGTCGTTTCAAGGTATGTCGTGAACAATGTGGCCATATTGATCCTTGCATTGATTTTTCTGCCAAAATACTGGAACGCTTTCCTCAAAATCCCAGGAATAGGAATTTTCGCGTCTCTCGGAGCGCTCATGACCATCGCACTGTTGATCTTTCTCGTTACTCTCTCGTATTCGAAAAAAATGCTTATAAGGTCCCTCGATATATTCTTAAAGCCGACGTTCATACGAAAACTCCTTGGAAAGTCGCTGGATTGTGAACCCGATGAGGTCAGAGAATATCTCATAAAAAAATTCGAAGAGTTCAATTATTACATGAAGCTCATCTGGAAAAAAGGGCCACACAATATGTTCATAGATATAGCACTATCAATCCTGTTCAGCGTTGTATTTAAGTTCATTATGTACTTCGTACTCATGGGACTTTTGGGTGTATCTCAGGTTACTTCATCCGTTTCTTTCCTTGAAGTCTGGGGTGTCCAGGAACTTCTGTTCCTTGTGGCCTTCTATGTGCCGACTCCGGGCGCGAGCGGAGCCCTGGAGCTCGGTTTGTTTTACATGCTGGGTGGTGTTCTCCCAAAAGGGGTTATAGGCATCGCTGTGGCTCTCTGGAGGCTGCTGACATACCATTTCATGATAGTCCTTGGAACAGTGATTTTTCTGGCAAGGCAAAAAAGAATAGCAAATAAAAAAAACCGGGGGAATTGA
- a CDS encoding ABC transporter ATP-binding protein, producing MNYALISENIKKQFKKSKRIVHALKGINLQIREGEIYGLLGPNGSGKSTFIRIASTLLIPDTGSIKIFGYDVVKEATKVQRLINRVSAEASFFKKLSAMENLLFAAGIHGISKKEALEKIYDISEKVGLDRKRLNDPLEDFSRGMQQKVAIARAFMTEPRLMLLDEPTTGLDPRAKREVQSLILQMRENMGATILLTTHDMEEAERLCDYVAIIHRGRIIIKGRTSELKTMIAHKVTNPTFEDVFMEFTGISFDEAEYEEAESA from the coding sequence ATGAATTACGCGTTGATATCTGAAAACATAAAGAAGCAATTCAAAAAGAGCAAAAGGATTGTTCATGCCCTAAAAGGGATAAACCTTCAGATAAGGGAAGGCGAGATATATGGTTTATTGGGTCCGAATGGCTCTGGAAAGTCAACCTTCATCCGGATAGCATCAACTCTGTTGATACCCGATACTGGGAGCATAAAGATTTTCGGATATGACGTGGTGAAGGAAGCCACGAAAGTCCAGAGACTAATTAATCGCGTTTCAGCCGAAGCGAGTTTTTTCAAAAAGCTATCGGCGATGGAGAACCTGCTTTTTGCTGCCGGTATACATGGTATATCGAAGAAGGAAGCACTGGAAAAGATTTATGACATCTCTGAAAAGGTGGGACTTGATAGGAAACGCCTTAACGACCCTCTGGAAGATTTTTCAAGGGGGATGCAGCAAAAAGTTGCCATTGCCAGGGCTTTCATGACTGAACCAAGATTGATGCTTCTTGATGAACCCACAACTGGACTTGACCCAAGGGCAAAGCGTGAAGTGCAATCGTTAATACTCCAAATGAGAGAAAATATGGGGGCAACTATACTTCTCACGACTCATGACATGGAAGAAGCAGAAAGGCTATGTGATTATGTGGCGATAATTCACAGAGGCCGGATAATTATCAAAGGACGAACGAGTGAATTGAAAACTATGATCGCTCACAAAGTCACGAATCCGACATTTGAAGACGTTTTTATGGAATTCACGGGTATCAGCTTTGATGAGGCGGAGTACGAGGAGGCTGAAAGTGCATGA
- a CDS encoding S8 family serine peptidase, producing the protein MKSMKLLVIIALLALVISACTLVPNHEEKADVTGIWQAIENAPYYEGRLNIGYENYSDVEKLAEALDAEIVLDIPQIKAASIRFDGKLVDIKDELLDVVRNKDLALRYIEPSYERELDEPLKSPDVLKELGMPSFTVTEVATEGIPDLMEFVWGVEKIGAPEAWSLGYDGSGIIVAVIDTGIDSTHPDLEGQVAMRYDPLLGTEVATNIDYSFEAHGTHVAGTIAAKDDGIGVTGVAPGAKLMDIPIFQPGYIGDEYVASGIVWAVDHGANILSNSWGGKGYSSMLHDAITYAYVNNVIFVNSAGNERVDEIGSPKMYPGVVVVAASTAVDGVTNFSSRSRKISVAAPGDYTVLSTVPLWDEDEFVFDSYPYAFYGGTSMACPHVSGALALLMQKYSEEEEVLNPYQYRKILERGAVDILEPGFDLASGWGRLDVSGSLAVDPDSIGNGGEVVFKALSRRTYADGSKEPLNGVYVTLIPHDPWLPIYTAKTFGDGYAPFIGIDPGMYDVYFGNGDPFDPYSWMYYGGRMAEQHGYSWKDFEVTEGTAWYAVPAEFSSKPKVVVENIQFYTLDGTPVDVSEVPVIAFNIKAINVITADEFSTTIFFDGGSFTLPDNAPPPLYEFYIIPVLEVDDLEDYYAVVSGYVEYDNDADRRVFFEVYMDGGGALITDGWMYYFTAF; encoded by the coding sequence ATGAAATCGATGAAACTCTTAGTAATTATTGCACTGCTTGCTTTGGTTATTTCTGCCTGTACGCTCGTCCCGAATCATGAAGAAAAAGCGGATGTTACTGGAATATGGCAGGCTATTGAAAATGCCCCCTACTACGAAGGTAGGTTGAACATTGGATACGAAAATTATTCAGATGTTGAGAAGCTAGCAGAGGCTCTTGATGCGGAGATAGTGCTTGACATACCTCAAATAAAGGCTGCAAGCATCCGATTCGACGGCAAACTTGTGGACATAAAGGACGAGCTGCTGGATGTAGTTAGGAACAAGGACCTGGCTTTGAGATACATAGAGCCCAGTTACGAGAGAGAACTGGACGAGCCTTTGAAGTCCCCAGACGTACTGAAAGAACTTGGAATGCCTTCCTTCACTGTTACAGAAGTTGCCACCGAGGGTATTCCTGACCTTATGGAATTTGTCTGGGGCGTCGAGAAGATAGGTGCGCCTGAAGCCTGGTCTTTGGGCTACGACGGCAGTGGGATCATTGTGGCTGTAATCGATACCGGTATCGATTCAACGCACCCAGATCTGGAAGGGCAAGTTGCAATGAGGTATGACCCTCTTTTGGGCACTGAGGTGGCTACGAACATAGATTATTCTTTTGAGGCACATGGTACCCACGTCGCCGGGACTATTGCTGCCAAGGACGATGGTATCGGCGTAACAGGTGTCGCCCCCGGTGCAAAACTCATGGATATCCCCATTTTCCAGCCAGGTTACATTGGAGATGAGTATGTTGCCAGTGGGATAGTATGGGCAGTTGATCACGGAGCAAATATTCTTTCAAACTCCTGGGGTGGAAAGGGTTATTCATCGATGCTTCATGATGCTATAACCTATGCTTATGTTAACAACGTTATTTTCGTTAATTCCGCAGGGAACGAACGTGTAGATGAAATCGGCAGTCCCAAGATGTACCCCGGTGTTGTAGTAGTGGCTGCAAGCACCGCAGTGGATGGAGTGACTAACTTTTCCAGCAGAAGCAGGAAAATATCCGTAGCAGCTCCTGGCGATTACACCGTTCTTTCGACCGTTCCGCTCTGGGACGAAGATGAGTTCGTCTTCGATTCTTACCCCTATGCTTTCTACGGTGGGACCTCCATGGCCTGTCCCCATGTTTCGGGTGCTCTCGCTCTGTTGATGCAGAAGTACAGTGAGGAAGAAGAAGTTCTTAATCCCTACCAATACAGAAAGATCCTAGAAAGGGGTGCCGTGGACATACTGGAGCCCGGATTCGACCTAGCCAGCGGCTGGGGCAGACTGGACGTATCCGGTTCCCTCGCGGTCGATCCTGACAGCATAGGAAATGGTGGAGAAGTGGTGTTTAAAGCCCTCTCCAGAAGAACTTATGCTGATGGTTCGAAAGAACCGCTGAACGGTGTGTACGTGACCCTGATACCTCACGACCCCTGGCTGCCTATTTATACAGCCAAGACTTTCGGCGATGGTTACGCGCCCTTCATAGGAATAGACCCAGGCATGTACGACGTCTATTTTGGGAACGGGGATCCCTTCGATCCTTACAGCTGGATGTACTATGGAGGCAGAATGGCGGAACAACATGGCTATTCCTGGAAAGACTTCGAGGTAACGGAAGGAACAGCATGGTATGCAGTGCCTGCGGAGTTCTCGTCAAAGCCCAAAGTAGTTGTGGAAAACATACAGTTCTACACTTTGGATGGGACACCGGTTGATGTATCTGAAGTTCCTGTGATCGCTTTCAACATAAAGGCTATTAATGTTATCACAGCTGATGAATTTTCAACAACCATCTTTTTTGATGGTGGTTCTTTCACACTTCCTGATAACGCGCCACCTCCACTGTACGAATTCTACATTATTCCTGTCTTAGAGGTAGATGACTTGGAGGACTACTACGCAGTAGTAAGCGGCTATGTGGAATACGACAACGATGCTGACAGGCGTGTGTTCTTCGAGGTCTACATGGATGGAGGCGGAGCGTTAATAACGGACGGCTGGATGTACTACTTTACCGCGTTCTGA